The Thermosipho melanesiensis BI429 sequence TGTACTCTTTTATCTTGGCCATTATTTTTGGAATATCACTAATCTTTTCTTCAAGATTCTCTAATTTTAGTAAGACTTTTTCTCTTCCGTTAAAAAAATGTTTTATTTTTTCCATTTTATTATCTATTTCGTTTAATAAATCTTCTAACCTTTCATAATTGTCTATATAAAATACAATATCCGATTTAAAAGCCTTTAAATCAAATGGCAATATATCTCCCCCTTTATGTTTTCTGTATTAAATTTTAACATATTTAAAGCAATTATTTTTAGTTTGATTTGCTAAGTTTTTTGAGATATAATTTTTGGGGGTGGTGATATGAGAGTTTTAGCAATATTAAATCTATTGTTAGTTACTTTAATATGGGGTTTAACTTTTCCTATTCAAAAGATGATTTTGCCTAATATTTCTCCGTTTGCGTACAATGCAATTCGATTTTGGATTGCAACTTTTCTTTCTTTTTTGATTTTTGGAAAAGGTAATAGATATGGTATAATTCTTGGTGTGGTTTTAGGGATATCATATGCTACTCAAACATGGGGCCTATCTATCACGACTTCTTCAAAAAGTGGATTTATAACAGCCTTTTATATAGTTTTAATACCTCTTTTTTCCTATTTTATAGAAAAAAAGAAACCTACGAAAATTCAGATATTTTCTTTTGTTGTTGCAATGATAGGTGAATATTTTTTGTCAGGTGGTATAGATAGCATAAATTTTGGTGATCTTTTGACATTTGTATGCGCAATCTTTTATGCACTACATGTTGTTCTAGTGACCCATTATTCACAAAAATCAAAAGAAAAGGATTTATTGACAACTCAATTTTTTATGGTTGCAGTATTAAACAGCATGTTTGGGATAAACGGTAATTGGGAGGTAAGTTATAGTATCTTAGGTGTTGCTTTATTTACAGCTGTTTTTGCTACAATTTATGCATTAATAGCTCAAGCGAAATATCAAAAAGTTGTAGGGAGTAATACAGCGGCTTTGATATTTGTTGGTGAACCTGTTTTTTCAACGATTTTTTCAATTATGCTTCTTTCAGAAAAGTTGTCTTTTGTTCAGATATTTGGAATGATTTTAACTTTATTTGCGTTAATATTGGCAATAATTCCAAAAAGGTTTTTAGGAATTTTAAGAGAGATGTAGAAGAATTACAATAGAGGAGGGAAAAAATGTTTAATTCCAATTTCAATACATTAAAAGTAGCAATGGATGTAGCATTGAAAAGGCAAGAAATTCATTCTCAAAACATTGCCAATGCAGAAACACCTAATTATAAAAGAAAATACATTGTTTTTGAAGAATTGTTTAATGAATCAAAAATGAGGTTGAAGTTGAAAACAACTTCAAATCAGCACATTAAAAGTGTTCCTGATGTTGTAAATCTTATTTTAAAGGTGCAAAAGAATACCTCTTTGACAAATGATGGAAACAACGTAGACATAGATGTTGAAATTGCGGAAATGGTAAAAAATGCGTTAAGATATCAAACACTTTCAAGACTTATGAGTTCGAACATAGAAAGATACAACACGGTAATTAGAAATATTAGATAAGGGGGATCTTTATGAATGAGTTTAACATAATGACTATTGCTGCAACGGGAATGTCAGCACAAAGATTGAGAATAGATGTAATAACCAACAACCTTGCAAATTCTGAAACTACACGTACAGAAAAGGGGGAGCCATATAGAAGAAAAGTTCCTGTATTTCAAGAGCTTTTAAGAAATGTTAGAGGAAGATTGGAAAATGGAGGAGTTGTGGTAAAAGAAATTTATGAAGATCAATCACCATTTAGAGTTGTGTATGATCCTACACATCCCGATGCAGATGAAAATGGATATGTTAAGTTGCCAAATGTTAACGTTGTTAGGGAAATGGTGGATATGATAAATGCCCAACGTGCTTATGAGGCAAATGTTACAGCATTTAATACAACCAAGGCAATGATTAACAGTGCTCTTCAGATTGGGAGGTGATTTGAATGGTAGATAAGATAAATGGTGTTGGAAATTATGGAAATTTGAAACCCAATACGTTAAAAAAATCGAATGCAGATTTTTCAAAAATACTTAATGATGCGATTAAAGAAGTTAATCAGCAGCAAAAAAAAGCAGAACAGATGGCAAATGATTTTGCCACGGGAAAAATTAGTAATATACATGAAGTGATTGTTGAAGCGGAAAAAGCATCTATTTCGTTGAGGCTTACCGTTGAAGTAAGAAATAAGATAGTTGATGCGTATAAAGAGATAATGAGAATGCAATTTTAATCCATGAAAATTTTACCAAACTTGCTTCTAGTGTAAAAGCTGGAAGCAAGTTTTTTGTTAAAAAATCCCCCATCTATAGTAGATGGGGGGATTTTTCTTACTCAACTTTTATATCTATAACTTTCTTTTGTTTTTCTTCTTTTTTAGGAAGTTCTATCTTTAAGATACCATCCGTGAATTTTGCACTTATTTTTTCTACATCGACATAATCTGGTAGTGCGAATGATCTTTCAAACGAACCTTCTACTCTTTCGATAATTTTGTAATTTTTGCTTTTATCTTCTCTGTTAAATTTTCTTTCTCCTTTTATGTTTAATACCCCATCCTCTATTGTAATCTTTACGTCTTCTTTTCTCATTCCAGGAAGTTCTGCCTCAATAACTACTTCTTTTTCTGTTTCATAGATATCAACCCTTGGGAAGTGAACATTACTCCTTTTGAATGGTTCCATAAAATCCTCAAACAATCTGTCTATTTCCCTGTGAAGCTCTACGAATGGATCAAAATAATCTTTTCTTACTAACATAATTTCACCTCCCTTTTATTTTTTATTGATTTTCCGCTTGTTGATTTCCTTGGTTTTGTTTGTAGATATATTCTCCAATCTTTGTTTTTTCTCTTTCAAGTTCATCGAACAGCATTTTTATCCTTGCAATATCGTTTTTATTTATGGCATCTCTTAGGTCATTTACGAGGGTTTCGAGTTTTTGCTTTTCATCTTGTGGTATTTTGTCGCCGTATTCTTTTAGTGATTTATCTATATAGTACGCAAGGTCATCTGCTTTATTCTTAAGCTCAACTTCTTCTTTTCTCCTTTTATCTTGTTCTTCGTATTTTTTGGCGTCTTCTATAATCTTGTTTATATCCTCTTCAGAAAGTTTGTGTCTACCGGAAACTACCATTGTTTGTTCTTTACCTGTGCCTAAATCCTTTGCAGATACGTGTACTATACCATCGCTGTCGATATCAAATGTAACTTCTATCTGTGGTACTCCTCTTGGTGCAGGTGGTATTCCAACGAGTCTAAAGCTACCGAGTAGGATGTTATCAGCTGCAATTGGTCTTTCACCTTGGAATACCCTAATTTCAACTTCCGTTTGTCCATCCTCTGCTGTTGTAAAGACTTTGCTCTTTTTAATTGGTATTGTAGAGTTTCTTGGAATTATTGGTTCGAACAATCCACCTTTAACTTCGATTCCTAATGTAAGTGGAGTAACATCGACTAATACAATATCTTTACCTTGTGCACCTTCTTCACCAGCCAAAATAGCCGCTTGTATTGCTGCACCCATTGCTACCGCTTCATCTGGGTTGACTCTTTTGTTTGGTTCTTTACCAAAGATTTCTTTGATGAAGTTCTGTATCATAGGTACTCTAGTCATTCCACCAACGAGGATAATTTCATCAATGTCTTCTGGTTTGAGTTTTGCATCTGATAAAGCTTGTTCAATAGGTTTTCTAGTCATTTCGACAAGATCTCTTGTTAATGATTCAAACATAGAACGTGTAAGCCTCATTTCAAGGTGTAACGGACCTTCTGCAGTAGCCGTGATGTATGGTAGACTAATATCTGTTTCCAATTTACTGGATAATTCAATTTTTGCTTTTTCTGCAGCGTCTCTTAATCTTTGTAGAGCTTGTTTGTCTTCTTTTAAGTCTACTCCGTGTTGTTTTTTAAACTCTTCTGCGAGCCAATCTATGATTCTTTGGTCGAAATCATCTCCTCCGAGATGGTTGTTTCCAGAAGTTGCTATAACTTGAATTACGCCATCACCGATTTCAAGTATTGAAACGTCAAACGTTCCTCCACCTAGATCGTATACCAAGACTTTTTCTTCTTTGCCTTTTCTGTCAAGACCATACGCAAGTGCTGCAGCTGTAGGTTCGTTTATTATTCTTAGAACGTCAAATCCTGCAATAATTCCTGCTTCCTTTGTAGCCTGTCTTTGTGCGTCGTTAAAGTAAGCAGGACAAGTAATTACAGCCCTTTTAATTTCTCCGCCCAGGTATTCTTCGGCATCCTTTTTAAGTTTTTTTAGGATAAAGGCGCTGATTTCCTGAGGAGAATACTCTTTATCGTCTATTTTTACTTTATAATCTGTTCCCATCTTTCTTTTGATAGATTTTATGGTCCTATCTGAGTTTAAGATTAATTGTCTTTTTGCAGGTTCACCCACTAAAATTTCACCAGATTTGCTGAATGCAACTATTGACGGTGTTGTTCTTGCACCTTCTGCATTTGGTATTACTTCAACGCTTGAATCGGGTTTCATCCATGCAATTACACTATTCGTTGTACCCAAGTCTATACCTACTACGTATTCTTTTTTGCTGCTCATTTTTCCACCTCCCGTCTATATTATATGCCATTATCACTCTATTGTCAAGAGTGATAACTGTTTTCTAAAAAAACAAGAAAGCCCTTAAATAAAGGCTTTCTTGCCTGCGTGCAAAAATTAACAGAAAATTATAGCAATCGTAACATTCGTTTGTTATATATCTTTAGGTAATAATTTTACTGCGGTACCATAGACTAAAATTTCTGCTGCACCACTCATTATTGCAGAGCTAGAAAATCTTACTGAAACTATTGCATCAGCTCCCAGTTTTTCGGCTTCATCTATCATTCTTTCTATTGCTTTATTTCTTGCTTCCGTCATCATTTCTGTGTATGATTTTATTTCACCGCCTGCTAGTGTTTTGAATGCAGCTGCAATGTCTTTTCCTAGGTGTTTTGAATGTACTATATTGCCCATAACAATTCCCGTTATTTCTTTTATTTTGTATCCGGGAATTTTATCTGTTGTTGAGATTATCATATACTCACCTCCTTTAATTTTCATTTATGAATTTAACAATTTCATTTATTACATCAACATTCACATGATTTTCCATTAGATAAGCGTTTGGTGACTTTTCTCCAGTCGTGAAAAGATGCGTTAATCCTTCAAATAACTTTATCTTTAATGTTTCGTCTTTTAAGTTTTTAAATATTTCATAATCCTTTAGAGTAACTTGGTAATCGTTTTTTCCGAATAAAATAAGTGCTTTTTTGCCCTTTAAGTAATTTAACGGATTATACTTTCTTAAATCGTACCAGTATTTTGCTTTTGCTCCAAGAACCACTTCATCTTCGTCTAACTTATTTTCTTTTAATGCTTTTAACTTTTTAATGATTTCTTCATTGTTGTTTTTAAGAAAGTTTAATTGATCTAAAATAACGTCTTCTAAATTTCTTACAGGTGGTGCGAGTAATATTATACCTGATACATCTTTGCTTATGTTAGCTATATAAGGTGCTATATATGCTCCTAAACTATGTCCTAATAGAAATATTCTTGAAAAATTTTGATTTTTGAGAATTTTAATTGCTTCTAAAACATCATTAATTACTTCTTTTTTTATTGATATATCCATATCTTTTTGATAAAGTGTTCTTTTGTCATACCTTAGCACTGCGATGTTGTTACTTGAAAGACCATATGCGATATCTTTGAATACTTTATTTGGTCCTATTGTTTCATCCATATCATTTGGCCCCGAACCATGTATTAATATTACTGCATATTCCGTTTTTTCCTTTGGAATGGTGAGTTTTCCGGGAAGGTTGTTGACTTTAATATCTTTTTCAATAAAACTTTCTGTTTTTACATATCTTGGAATTTTGTATGTAAATTTTTGTGCTGGAGAAAAAAATAGTCCATCCACTTTTTTATCTTTATTTATTGTTATTGAAATATTTAAAAGTGCATTTTTAAATTTTGATGTAAATACAAAAATTGTATATGGTGGTTTTTGAACTATTTCAAGTTTTTGTATGCTTTCAAAATTACCGTAAGTTGCCGTTATTTGAGTCCAGATATTTTTCATTTTTTCAACGGAAAGTTGTTTTTTCATGATTTCAGAGGAAAGTTCAAGTGCCTTTTGATAATTTTCAGTAATTAAAGCGTTTAAGTAATCTGTTGCAATATCTTCTAAACTGGATGCAAATATTAAAGCTGAAAGAAAAAGAATA is a genomic window containing:
- the fliE gene encoding flagellar hook-basal body complex protein FliE; the encoded protein is MVDKINGVGNYGNLKPNTLKKSNADFSKILNDAIKEVNQQQKKAEQMANDFATGKISNIHEVIVEAEKASISLRLTVEVRNKIVDAYKEIMRMQF
- the estD gene encoding esterase EstD produces the protein MRKFILIILFLSALIFASSLEDIATDYLNALITENYQKALELSSEIMKKQLSVEKMKNIWTQITATYGNFESIQKLEIVQKPPYTIFVFTSKFKNALLNISITINKDKKVDGLFFSPAQKFTYKIPRYVKTESFIEKDIKVNNLPGKLTIPKEKTEYAVILIHGSGPNDMDETIGPNKVFKDIAYGLSSNNIAVLRYDKRTLYQKDMDISIKKEVINDVLEAIKILKNQNFSRIFLLGHSLGAYIAPYIANISKDVSGIILLAPPVRNLEDVILDQLNFLKNNNEEIIKKLKALKENKLDEDEVVLGAKAKYWYDLRKYNPLNYLKGKKALILFGKNDYQVTLKDYEIFKNLKDETLKIKLFEGLTHLFTTGEKSPNAYLMENHVNVDVINEIVKFINEN
- the dnaK gene encoding molecular chaperone DnaK; the protein is MSSKKEYVVGIDLGTTNSVIAWMKPDSSVEVIPNAEGARTTPSIVAFSKSGEILVGEPAKRQLILNSDRTIKSIKRKMGTDYKVKIDDKEYSPQEISAFILKKLKKDAEEYLGGEIKRAVITCPAYFNDAQRQATKEAGIIAGFDVLRIINEPTAAALAYGLDRKGKEEKVLVYDLGGGTFDVSILEIGDGVIQVIATSGNNHLGGDDFDQRIIDWLAEEFKKQHGVDLKEDKQALQRLRDAAEKAKIELSSKLETDISLPYITATAEGPLHLEMRLTRSMFESLTRDLVEMTRKPIEQALSDAKLKPEDIDEIILVGGMTRVPMIQNFIKEIFGKEPNKRVNPDEAVAMGAAIQAAILAGEEGAQGKDIVLVDVTPLTLGIEVKGGLFEPIIPRNSTIPIKKSKVFTTAEDGQTEVEIRVFQGERPIAADNILLGSFRLVGIPPAPRGVPQIEVTFDIDSDGIVHVSAKDLGTGKEQTMVVSGRHKLSEEDINKIIEDAKKYEEQDKRRKEEVELKNKADDLAYYIDKSLKEYGDKIPQDEKQKLETLVNDLRDAINKNDIARIKMLFDELEREKTKIGEYIYKQNQGNQQAENQ
- the flgB gene encoding flagellar basal body rod protein FlgB, with product MFNSNFNTLKVAMDVALKRQEIHSQNIANAETPNYKRKYIVFEELFNESKMRLKLKTTSNQHIKSVPDVVNLILKVQKNTSLTNDGNNVDIDVEIAEMVKNALRYQTLSRLMSSNIERYNTVIRNIR
- a CDS encoding Hsp20/alpha crystallin family protein — protein: MLVRKDYFDPFVELHREIDRLFEDFMEPFKRSNVHFPRVDIYETEKEVVIEAELPGMRKEDVKITIEDGVLNIKGERKFNREDKSKNYKIIERVEGSFERSFALPDYVDVEKISAKFTDGILKIELPKKEEKQKKVIDIKVE
- a CDS encoding DMT family transporter: MRVLAILNLLLVTLIWGLTFPIQKMILPNISPFAYNAIRFWIATFLSFLIFGKGNRYGIILGVVLGISYATQTWGLSITTSSKSGFITAFYIVLIPLFSYFIEKKKPTKIQIFSFVVAMIGEYFLSGGIDSINFGDLLTFVCAIFYALHVVLVTHYSQKSKEKDLLTTQFFMVAVLNSMFGINGNWEVSYSILGVALFTAVFATIYALIAQAKYQKVVGSNTAALIFVGEPVFSTIFSIMLLSEKLSFVQIFGMILTLFALILAIIPKRFLGILREM
- a CDS encoding YbjQ family protein; the encoded protein is MIISTTDKIPGYKIKEITGIVMGNIVHSKHLGKDIAAAFKTLAGGEIKSYTEMMTEARNKAIERMIDEAEKLGADAIVSVRFSSSAIMSGAAEILVYGTAVKLLPKDI
- the flgC gene encoding flagellar basal body rod protein FlgC, whose protein sequence is MNEFNIMTIAATGMSAQRLRIDVITNNLANSETTRTEKGEPYRRKVPVFQELLRNVRGRLENGGVVVKEIYEDQSPFRVVYDPTHPDADENGYVKLPNVNVVREMVDMINAQRAYEANVTAFNTTKAMINSALQIGR